A window of Panicum virgatum strain AP13 chromosome 8K, P.virgatum_v5, whole genome shotgun sequence contains these coding sequences:
- the LOC120644856 gene encoding germin-like protein 8-7 → MATSSYFLLAAFVALVTSQAIASDPSPLQDFCVADKHSPVKVNGFVCKDPMAVNADDFFKAAELDKPRNTKASKVGSNVTLINVMQLPGLNTLGISLARIDYAPLGENPPHTHPRATEILTVLEGTLYVGFVTSNPNQLFAKVLNKGDVFVFPQGLIHFQFNPDHYKPAVAIAGLSSQNPGVITIANAVFGSKPPISDDVLAKAFQVEKGTIDWLQAQFWENNHY, encoded by the exons ATGGCCACCTCCTcctacttcctccttgctgcctTCGTAGCACTGGTCACTTCTCAGGCTATTGCTTCTGACCCTAGCCCACTACAGGACTTTTGTGTTGCCGACAAACACTCTCCTG TGAAGGTGAATGGATTTGTTTGCAAGGACCCCATGGCCGTGAATGCAGATGACTTCTTCAAGGCAGCAGAACTTGACAAGCCTAGGAACACCAAGGCAAGCAAAGTTGGATCCAATGTCACTCTAATCAATGTCATGCAGCTCCCTGGACTCAACACTTTAGGCATTTCATTGGCCCGCATTGACTATGCACCCTTAGGTGAGAATCCACCGCATACCCACCCACGTGCCACAGAGATTCTCACGGTGCTCGAGGGAACACTCTATGTTGGATTTGTCACCTCCAACCCAAACCAGCTCTTCGCCAAGGTGCTTAACAAGGGTGACGTGTTTGTATTCCCGCAAGGGCTCATCCACTTCCAATTCAACCCTGACCATTACAAGCCAGCTGTTGCGATCGCTGGTCTTAGCAGCCAAAACCCTGGAGTTATTACTATTGCCAATGCAGTCTTCGGATCAAAGCCACCGATTTCAGATGATGTCTTGGCCAAGGCATTCCAGGTGGAGAAAGGGACGATTGACTGGCTCCAGGCTCAATTCTGGGAGAACAACCACTACTAG
- the LOC120644857 gene encoding germin-like protein 8-7, whose product MATSSYFLLAAFVALVTSQAIASDPSPLQDFCVADKHSPVKVNGFVCKDPMAVNADDFFKAAELDKPRNTKASKVGSNVTLINVMQLPGLNTLGISLARIDYAPLGENPPHTHPRATEILTVLEGTLYVGFVTSNPNQLFAKVLNKGDVFVFPQGLIHFQFNPDHYKPAVAIAGLSSQNPGVITIANAVFGSKPPISDDVLAKAFQVEKGTIDWLQAQFWENNHY is encoded by the exons ATGGCCACCTCCTcctacttcctccttgctgcctTCGTAGCACTGGTCACTTCTCAGGCTATTGCTTCTGACCCTAGCCCACTACAGGACTTTTGTGTTGCCGACAAACACTCTCCTG TGAAGGTGAATGGATTTGTTTGCAAGGACCCCATGGCCGTGAATGCAGATGACTTCTTCAAGGCAGCAGAACTTGACAAGCCTAGGAACACCAAGGCAAGCAAAGTTGGATCCAATGTCACTCTAATCAATGTCATGCAGCTCCCTGGACTCAACACTTTAGGCATTTCATTGGCCCGCATTGACTATGCACCCTTAGGTGAGAATCCACCGCATACCCACCCACGTGCCACAGAGATTCTCACGGTGCTCGAGGGAACACTCTATGTTGGATTTGTCACCTCCAACCCAAACCAGCTCTTCGCCAAGGTGCTTAACAAGGGTGACGTGTTTGTATTCCCGCAAGGGCTCATCCACTTCCAATTCAACCCTGACCATTACAAGCCAGCTGTTGCGATCGCTGGTCTTAGCAGCCAAAACCCTGGAGTTATTACTATTGCCAATGCAGTCTTCGGATCAAAGCCACCGATTTCAGATGATGTCTTGGCCAAGGCATTCCAGGTGGAGAAAGGGACAATTGACTGGCTCCAGGCTCAATTCTGGGAGAACAACCACTACTAG
- the LOC120644859 gene encoding germin-like protein 8-7, with product MATSSYFLLAAFVALVTSQAIASDPSPLQDFCVADKHSPVKVNGFVCKDPMAVNADDFFKAAELDKPRNTKASKVGSNVTLINVMQLPGLNTLGISLARIDYAPLGENPPHTHPRATEILTVLEGTLYVGFVTSNPNQLFAKVLNKGDVFVFPQGLIHFQFNPDHYKPAVAIAGLSSQNPGVITIANAVFGSKPPISDDVLAKAFQVEKGTIDWLQAQFWENNQY from the exons ATGGCCACCTCCTcctacttcctccttgctgcctTCGTAGCACTGGTCACTTCTCAGGCTATTGCTTCTGACCCTAGCCCACTACAGGACTTTTGTGTTGCCGACAAACACTCTCCTG TGAAGGTGAATGGATTTGTTTGCAAGGACCCCATGGCCGTGAATGCAGATGACTTCTTCAAGGCAGCAGAACTTGACAAGCCTAGGAACACCAAGGCAAGCAAAGTTGGATCCAATGTCACTCTAATCAATGTCATGCAGCTCCCTGGACTCAACACTTTAGGCATTTCATTGGCCCGCATTGACTATGCACCCTTAGGTGAGAATCCACCGCATACCCACCCACGTGCCACAGAGATTCTCACGGTGCTCGAGGGAACACTCTATGTTGGATTTGTCACCTCCAACCCAAACCAGCTCTTCGCCAAGGTGCTTAACAAGGGTGACGTGTTTGTATTCCCGCAAGGGCTCATCCACTTCCAATTCAACCCTGACCATTACAAGCCAGCTGTTGCGATCGCTGGTCTTAGCAGCCAAAACCCTGGAGTTATTACTATTGCCAATGCAGTCTTCGGATCAAAGCCACCGATTTCAGATGATGTCTTGGCCAAGGCATTCCAGGTGGAGAAAGGGACGATTGACTGGCTCCAGGCTCAATTCTGGGAGAACAACCAGTACTAG